The proteins below come from a single Salinilacihabitans rarus genomic window:
- the cas7d gene encoding type I-D CRISPR-associated protein Cas7/Csc2, protein MIDQDTYPELEPGTVPADEMTLRPRSNFVNLLVLRELESHAVFTTNGEDADIATVPLGTTNGPQDYAPGLMFMRKQTGSDRRFGKALQRDLDLFDDDEDECTMQVNEMCQDCIECILYGSAASNNEGNDISITSRVMYDTAYSLRDASVVIDEKFQNAPGDDFAKSAEATIREPDFFEPGTMFPSVVTLRDATPAEVAFVLGITAKNKRYGATTSRLGRVNNRILGMYVGSEEGPANLELTREAISRLRDDERTDYDSVTDVVMAETLDPSRTADHVQAAFEGAIDADGLDLERVSDGTVAEILDKATSEELGDLLAEQREHSRTFLDQAE, encoded by the coding sequence ATGATCGACCAAGACACCTATCCCGAACTTGAACCTGGTACTGTTCCCGCAGACGAGATGACGCTCCGTCCTCGGAGCAATTTCGTTAATCTACTCGTCCTTCGTGAACTCGAGAGTCATGCAGTTTTCACGACCAATGGAGAGGACGCTGACATCGCAACTGTTCCCCTCGGTACCACTAATGGACCTCAGGACTACGCTCCCGGTCTCATGTTCATGCGAAAACAGACCGGGAGCGACCGACGCTTCGGGAAAGCCCTACAGCGCGACCTCGACCTCTTCGATGATGACGAAGACGAGTGTACGATGCAAGTTAACGAGATGTGTCAAGACTGCATTGAGTGCATCCTCTATGGAAGCGCCGCGAGTAACAATGAAGGGAACGACATTTCGATCACTTCGCGGGTCATGTACGACACGGCCTACTCATTACGCGACGCGAGCGTCGTAATTGACGAGAAGTTCCAGAATGCGCCCGGTGACGATTTCGCCAAATCCGCGGAGGCAACGATCCGGGAACCCGACTTCTTCGAGCCCGGAACGATGTTTCCCAGCGTCGTGACGCTTCGAGACGCGACTCCAGCAGAGGTCGCGTTCGTACTCGGAATTACTGCCAAGAACAAACGCTATGGAGCGACAACGTCCCGACTCGGACGAGTCAATAACCGAATTCTCGGCATGTATGTTGGGAGCGAAGAAGGGCCAGCGAACCTAGAGTTGACGCGAGAAGCGATCTCGCGGTTGCGAGACGATGAACGGACCGATTACGATTCGGTTACTGACGTGGTGATGGCCGAAACACTCGATCCGTCACGCACCGCAGATCACGTTCAGGCCGCGTTTGAGGGCGCTATCGACGCCGATGGCTTAGACCTAGAACGAGTGTCCGATGGAACGGTCGCCGAGATTCTCGATAAGGCGACGAGCGAGGAGCTCGGCGACTTGCTGGCAGAGCAGCGAGAACACTCGAGGACATTCCTCGATCAGGCGGAGTAA
- the cas5d gene encoding type I-D CRISPR-associated protein Cas5/Csc1: MKVLEAILRTRGEVTFTSREVGRLADTEPYILNTALYYALGLASGRYVDTSYEPTYIEDTADITDIYVSPAAPTDEAAPNYVTTTYNATRDEYAEVNYSAQDDPNAKQNLPSYGRRRSLAHGTPLRFFIIPRGRSVADLERRLPSYVRLGKKRGKARLDVKRRPSTRQTGKFRLNHPIGAYDHPDPPEGNVITKAMKPTPLVMQGDYTGEYISIDRGENDPIHFPAGLIFLATKR; encoded by the coding sequence ATGAAGGTTCTCGAAGCGATTCTTCGGACGCGCGGGGAAGTCACGTTCACCTCGCGAGAGGTCGGACGACTGGCCGATACGGAGCCGTACATCCTCAACACGGCTCTCTACTACGCGCTGGGTCTCGCGAGTGGTCGCTACGTGGATACCTCATACGAACCGACTTATATCGAGGACACTGCGGATATCACCGACATCTACGTCTCGCCTGCTGCGCCAACCGACGAAGCCGCACCGAACTACGTGACGACCACCTACAATGCGACGCGCGACGAATACGCGGAGGTGAACTACTCGGCTCAAGATGACCCGAACGCCAAACAGAACCTGCCTTCATATGGGCGACGACGGTCACTCGCTCACGGGACGCCGCTCCGGTTTTTCATCATCCCGCGCGGACGATCGGTAGCCGACCTCGAACGACGGTTGCCGAGCTACGTCAGGCTGGGCAAAAAACGAGGGAAAGCCAGACTCGATGTCAAACGACGCCCTTCAACCCGACAAACCGGAAAGTTTAGACTGAATCATCCGATCGGCGCGTACGATCATCCCGATCCTCCAGAGGGTAATGTCATTACGAAGGCGATGAAGCCCACGCCACTCGTGATGCAGGGCGATTACACCGGCGAGTACATCAGCATCGACCGGGGCGAGAACGACCCTATTCACTTTCCTGCCGGACTCATCTTCCTCGCGACCAAACGATGA
- the cas3 gene encoding type I-D CRISPR-associated helicase Cas3' produces the protein MTTLNLAGVALRTYDHPYPFDVAPFAHQREMLWLFQERDRFVAVNDSPTGGGKTSSWLAPVLDEQLDTIAIYPTNALIADQQDAIQRAVDDAVNHDVAVLRVTADRLAERSDQFAPNSHGGVLDDWLQQEGRYNDQRILLTNPDLLVMMRRNLYRRGSREYKDFEAAIVDEFHRAGRKEQNTLRFLLDEMQAEDEEIVALRKVAFLSATPDERQERLFEHAMEAPYVRITKENCCELASFTDPPGDDWYGVMPPIELNVRTAPTFGTGETLKSDEEETLSFCRRGRTVIMLDGIHEVEAVHRWLQNTLDGRVERIDGFDRGDKREKLNQFDVLVSNSAVEVGIDFDVDRILFAGHDKDSFLQRLGRLRSETCLRKARCYVPAGIADMLSNHDSETLTRQELDELLDDAYPEPRRPETFDARYSAAEAFEHLNDRLRNAPPDEVQEIKRSTLDRIKRHFGIGSETEFSLRDMEAFTGALNWRVLTKLQWYRGDSIQSLVYDRTREYVTVYDLFYLLRYGNVEFVDRGTFERIIPDRHRDSIDRSHRYVDGFCIYDGTIQTNDEGYGRNVYFTGGTLNAWLDQTSNTGRKPQTKSGLRIDVDPNGTGSRVPSITKVNERLRKRGERVDDEEEGLLCYAVSGSPSRVKRQYGLDDFFFLYPIQVQNKAVHSLAIGTDALYLHCHVLEQKNRLTDDTGSINSI, from the coding sequence ATGACAACGCTCAATCTCGCCGGCGTTGCACTCCGAACGTACGATCATCCCTATCCGTTCGACGTCGCTCCCTTCGCCCACCAGCGGGAAATGTTGTGGTTATTTCAAGAACGCGATCGATTTGTCGCGGTAAACGATAGTCCAACTGGTGGTGGAAAAACATCGTCGTGGCTGGCCCCAGTCCTCGACGAACAACTCGACACAATCGCGATCTACCCCACCAACGCGCTCATTGCAGATCAGCAAGATGCCATCCAACGTGCAGTCGACGATGCAGTAAATCACGACGTTGCCGTGTTGAGAGTGACCGCGGACAGGCTAGCTGAAAGGAGTGACCAGTTCGCTCCTAATTCGCATGGAGGAGTCCTTGACGACTGGCTTCAACAGGAGGGACGCTACAACGATCAGCGTATCCTGTTGACGAACCCAGACCTTCTCGTGATGATGCGTCGCAACCTCTATCGAAGAGGATCACGTGAATACAAGGACTTCGAAGCCGCGATCGTCGATGAATTTCATCGAGCCGGTCGCAAGGAGCAGAACACTCTTCGCTTTCTGCTTGACGAGATGCAAGCGGAAGACGAGGAGATCGTCGCGCTCCGGAAGGTGGCGTTTCTTAGTGCGACACCTGACGAACGCCAAGAACGACTTTTCGAACACGCGATGGAGGCACCGTACGTGCGGATCACCAAAGAAAATTGTTGTGAACTGGCATCGTTCACCGATCCACCCGGCGACGATTGGTACGGAGTAATGCCACCTATCGAACTCAATGTCCGAACGGCGCCAACCTTCGGCACGGGTGAGACACTCAAAAGCGATGAGGAGGAGACGCTGTCGTTCTGTCGCAGGGGCAGAACGGTCATCATGCTCGACGGTATTCACGAGGTCGAAGCCGTCCACAGGTGGCTCCAGAACACGCTTGACGGCCGCGTTGAACGGATTGACGGCTTCGACAGGGGCGACAAGCGCGAAAAACTCAATCAGTTCGACGTTTTGGTCAGCAATTCGGCCGTTGAGGTCGGTATTGACTTCGATGTTGACCGAATTCTCTTCGCCGGTCATGACAAGGATAGCTTTCTCCAGCGACTCGGACGGTTGCGCTCGGAGACCTGTTTACGGAAAGCCCGGTGTTACGTGCCAGCAGGGATTGCCGATATGTTGTCGAACCACGACAGCGAGACACTTACCCGACAGGAACTTGATGAGTTGCTGGACGACGCATACCCCGAACCACGTCGTCCCGAGACATTCGACGCACGATACTCAGCGGCAGAGGCGTTCGAACACCTCAATGATCGGCTACGAAACGCTCCGCCAGACGAAGTGCAAGAGATCAAGCGATCGACACTTGACCGTATCAAACGGCACTTTGGCATCGGATCGGAAACGGAGTTTTCGCTCCGAGATATGGAGGCGTTCACCGGTGCCCTCAACTGGCGAGTACTGACGAAACTACAGTGGTACCGAGGAGATAGCATTCAGTCACTCGTCTACGACCGGACGAGAGAGTACGTCACCGTCTACGACCTGTTTTACCTCCTTAGGTACGGCAACGTAGAATTCGTCGACCGCGGAACGTTCGAGCGGATCATTCCAGATAGACACAGAGACAGTATCGACCGTAGCCATCGATATGTCGACGGGTTCTGTATCTACGACGGGACGATCCAGACCAACGACGAAGGTTACGGTCGCAACGTGTATTTTACGGGTGGCACGCTGAACGCGTGGCTGGACCAGACCTCGAATACAGGACGGAAACCACAGACAAAATCTGGGTTGCGAATCGACGTCGATCCGAATGGGACTGGATCGCGCGTTCCTTCAATCACGAAGGTCAACGAACGACTTCGCAAACGAGGTGAGCGAGTTGACGACGAAGAAGAAGGATTACTGTGTTATGCTGTTAGTGGCTCTCCTAGTCGCGTGAAACGACAGTACGGCCTCGACGACTTTTTCTTCCTTTATCCGATTCAGGTACAGAACAAAGCTGTGCATAGTCTCGCTATCGGAACTGATGCTCTCTACCTTCATTGTCACGTTCTCGAACAAAAGAACCGGCTGACGGATGATACCGGATCTATTAACTCCATATGA
- the cas4 gene encoding CRISPR-associated protein Cas4 has product MIGSGFRDELVHVSALQEFVYCSRRYYYHRYHDQIGSPFELVDGRSKHATQSRRGGWTTERYFRSEELGLHGKIDLVESDHGSLTPVERKRAESGDYYLSDEVQLAGYCMLLESAIDEQVNVGYIYLYSTDERHAIRISDNHRQTVEETVSRINSMTVSSIPPFTDNPSKCDGCSAREYCLPAETARMEHDKVRGTGWEDQQ; this is encoded by the coding sequence ATGATAGGATCGGGATTCAGGGATGAACTCGTGCACGTTAGTGCGTTACAGGAGTTCGTTTATTGTTCACGACGATATTACTATCATCGATATCACGATCAGATCGGTTCGCCGTTTGAGCTCGTTGACGGGCGATCGAAACACGCTACCCAGTCACGCCGTGGCGGTTGGACCACGGAACGGTACTTCCGATCGGAAGAGCTCGGATTGCATGGAAAGATTGACCTCGTCGAGAGTGATCATGGTTCGCTTACCCCTGTCGAGCGGAAACGGGCCGAGAGTGGGGATTACTATCTGAGTGATGAGGTTCAGTTGGCTGGATACTGTATGTTGCTTGAGTCTGCGATCGATGAGCAAGTCAATGTCGGATATATTTATCTCTACTCGACAGACGAACGACACGCGATCCGAATTTCGGACAACCATCGACAAACCGTGGAAGAAACCGTCTCCCGCATCAACTCGATGACTGTCAGTTCGATCCCACCATTCACGGATAATCCGAGTAAATGCGACGGCTGTTCTGCACGCGAATACTGCCTACCGGCTGAAACCGCCCGAATGGAACATGATAAAGTCCGTGGCACAGGCTGGGAGGACCAGCAATGA
- the cas1 gene encoding CRISPR-associated endonuclease Cas1 encodes MKESEAIFEDSVIFVTKQGTQVRIDGGQVVIWNVDAEEDEDRKLAGYPIEQLDTINVFGGVNFSTPFVAKANEHGIVLNYFTENGKYRGSFVPEKNTIAEVRRAQYALSRDDEIAIARQMIQAKVRNARTLLSRKGVYGTDVLKDLGVRVEDATTKDDIRGVEGEAAERYFQRLDETLIDGWTFEKRTKRPPEDHINSLLSLTYVFMKNEVLAALRQYNLDPFLGVLHADRHGRPSLALDLQEEFRPIFCDAFVTRLVNRGTITHDDFRKDNRLNGDAFKTYCAKFDEFMKEELTHPHFEYTVTRRKAIRQQAILLRKTITSELDKYHSFSFVR; translated from the coding sequence ATGAAAGAATCAGAAGCGATCTTCGAGGATTCGGTCATCTTCGTGACCAAACAAGGTACCCAAGTCCGGATCGACGGGGGGCAGGTCGTGATCTGGAACGTCGACGCCGAGGAAGATGAAGACCGAAAATTAGCTGGATATCCGATCGAGCAGCTAGATACAATCAACGTCTTCGGCGGGGTCAACTTCTCGACGCCGTTCGTCGCGAAGGCAAACGAACACGGGATCGTCCTCAACTACTTCACCGAGAACGGGAAGTACCGAGGAAGCTTTGTTCCTGAGAAGAACACAATCGCGGAGGTCCGTCGAGCACAGTACGCCCTCTCGAGGGATGATGAGATCGCTATCGCTCGACAGATGATTCAGGCGAAGGTTCGCAACGCACGAACGCTGCTCTCCCGGAAGGGCGTGTACGGAACGGATGTCCTCAAGGACCTTGGTGTCCGGGTGGAGGACGCGACGACGAAAGACGACATCCGTGGCGTGGAGGGTGAAGCTGCAGAGCGATACTTCCAGCGACTCGACGAGACGCTCATCGACGGCTGGACGTTCGAAAAACGGACAAAACGACCACCGGAAGATCACATCAACTCGTTGTTATCACTGACCTACGTCTTCATGAAAAACGAGGTACTGGCTGCACTTCGACAATATAATCTTGATCCGTTTCTCGGTGTGTTACACGCTGATCGCCACGGCCGCCCATCACTCGCATTGGACCTCCAGGAGGAGTTTCGACCGATCTTCTGCGATGCCTTCGTCACGCGGCTAGTCAACCGAGGGACGATTACCCACGACGACTTCCGGAAGGACAACCGACTCAACGGCGACGCGTTCAAGACCTACTGCGCGAAGTTCGACGAGTTCATGAAAGAAGAACTGACCCACCCACACTTTGAGTACACCGTCACGCGACGTAAGGCAATTCGCCAGCAAGCAATTCTCTTGCGAAAGACAATCACTAGCGAGCTCGACAAGTATCACTCATTTTCGTTTGTACGATAA
- the cas2 gene encoding CRISPR-associated endonuclease Cas2, producing the protein MRLVIAYDVSDDTNRRRVYRTLQRYGAWQQYSVFELEIDSAQRVELVDELESYINSSDGDRIRIYRLCSACQDATTDIGSEPPDEQSNVI; encoded by the coding sequence ATGCGTCTCGTGATCGCATACGACGTCAGCGACGATACAAATCGCCGCCGTGTGTATCGGACGCTACAACGATACGGTGCTTGGCAACAGTACAGTGTCTTCGAACTCGAGATAGACAGTGCCCAACGCGTCGAGCTGGTAGACGAACTTGAGTCATACATCAATTCTAGCGACGGAGACCGAATTCGGATCTATCGACTCTGTAGTGCCTGCCAAGACGCGACGACGGATATCGGGAGTGAGCCACCCGACGAACAGTCGAACGTAATCTGA